The following proteins are co-located in the bacterium genome:
- a CDS encoding cyclic nucleotide-binding domain-containing protein — protein MAEAARPVGNHTLTVRAARTLSNPTLTVPQMLAVTPRWLLHLLPWVNIEGGTYQVNRRRIVLKQGGRIVAGLDGDHAQLDPKALRSLPLFRNAEPALLDAVAGLLFDERHNANEVLYGEGDPGAKLYVIVKGKVEISTTDAHGEKLRLALYGDGDYFGEQALAGDWRHTTTAQTLTPTVFLTLERARLRTLLGESPSLRGQFEELLRLHQEQGVKHNDQGEAGIDIASYQEGEPELKRTFVDYDEAPRQYQLNVMQAVIRLHTRVTDLYNDVHDQLREQLRLTFEGMKERQESEIINDPEIGLLHNVAPGMRIQTRSGPPTPDDLDDLLALVWKEPAFFLAHPRAIAAFGRECTRRGVPPPTVSLFGSPFITWRGVPLVPCDKLLVNRTGGDHSAGLTNILLMRVGEPKQGVVGLHQVGIPGEQMPGVSVRFMGIDQYSTASYLVTLYFSAAVLTEDALGVLENVEVGNYHAYE, from the coding sequence ATGGCGGAAGCAGCACGACCGGTAGGCAACCACACCTTGACGGTGCGCGCGGCGCGGACCCTGTCCAACCCGACGCTCACCGTCCCGCAGATGCTGGCGGTGACTCCCCGCTGGCTGCTGCACCTGTTGCCGTGGGTGAACATCGAAGGCGGGACGTATCAGGTGAACCGCCGGCGCATCGTCCTGAAGCAGGGCGGGCGCATCGTCGCCGGCCTGGACGGCGATCACGCGCAGCTCGATCCGAAGGCGCTGCGCTCGCTGCCGCTCTTCCGCAACGCCGAGCCGGCGTTGCTCGACGCGGTGGCCGGTCTGCTCTTCGACGAGCGCCACAACGCCAACGAGGTGCTCTACGGCGAGGGCGATCCGGGCGCCAAGCTCTACGTCATCGTGAAGGGCAAGGTGGAGATCAGCACCACCGACGCCCACGGCGAGAAGCTCCGCCTCGCGCTCTACGGCGACGGCGACTACTTCGGCGAGCAGGCGCTCGCCGGCGACTGGCGGCACACGACCACCGCCCAGACGCTCACGCCGACCGTGTTCCTGACCCTCGAGCGCGCGCGGCTGCGCACGCTGCTGGGCGAGTCGCCGTCGCTGCGCGGCCAGTTCGAGGAGCTGCTGCGCCTGCACCAGGAGCAGGGCGTGAAGCACAACGATCAGGGCGAGGCCGGCATCGACATCGCGTCGTACCAGGAGGGCGAGCCGGAGCTGAAGCGGACCTTCGTCGACTACGACGAGGCGCCGCGCCAGTACCAGCTGAACGTGATGCAGGCCGTGATCCGCCTGCACACGCGCGTCACCGACCTCTACAACGACGTGCATGACCAGCTGCGCGAGCAGCTGCGCCTCACCTTCGAGGGCATGAAGGAGCGCCAGGAGTCCGAGATCATCAACGATCCGGAGATCGGGCTGCTGCACAACGTCGCGCCCGGCATGCGCATCCAGACGCGCTCCGGCCCGCCGACGCCGGACGATCTCGACGATCTCCTCGCCCTGGTGTGGAAGGAGCCGGCCTTCTTCCTGGCGCATCCGCGGGCGATCGCGGCCTTCGGGCGCGAGTGTACCCGCCGCGGCGTGCCGCCGCCGACCGTCAGCCTGTTCGGCTCGCCGTTCATCACCTGGCGCGGCGTGCCGCTCGTTCCCTGCGACAAGCTGCTCGTGAACCGGACCGGCGGCGACCACTCGGCGGGGCTGACGAACATCCTCCTGATGCGCGTCGGCGAGCCGAAGCAGGGCGTCGTCGGCCTGCACCAGGTCGGCATCCCGGGCGAGCAGATGCCGGGCGTGTCGGTGCGCTTCATGGGCATCGATCAGTACTCGACGGCGTCGTACCTCGTGACGCTCTACTTCTCGGCCGCGGTCCTCACCGAGGATGCGCTCGGCGTCCTCGAGAACGTCGAGGTCGGGAACTACCATGCGTACGAGTGA
- a CDS encoding serine acetyltransferase, producing the protein MTALKVISDRAESTPRAGELAHVIDALTDANVDLLSERVRRNPRQALPSRDALERVLVDLRAVLFPAHFGTTDRTPEGIRHAIALRLEDTMARLQDQVRRGLLSACTHGDGDCVVCGRRAAEVVRELARRLPAIRALLGSDVRAAYEGDPAATSMDEAIFCYPGIAAITHHRLAHQLYEFGVPLIPRIIAELAHAATGIDIHPGANIAGSFFIDHGTGVVVGETSVIGQRVRLYQGVTLGARSFPVDESGRPIKGRPRHPIVEDDVTIYAGATILGRITIGRGSSIGGNVWLTRGVPPGSYVSQAQSRDDLFDGGLGI; encoded by the coding sequence ATGACGGCACTGAAAGTCATCTCCGATCGCGCGGAGAGCACGCCGCGTGCGGGCGAGCTCGCCCACGTGATCGACGCGCTCACCGACGCCAACGTCGACCTCCTGTCCGAGCGCGTGCGCCGCAACCCGCGCCAGGCGCTGCCCTCGCGCGACGCCCTCGAGCGGGTGCTGGTCGATCTGCGTGCGGTGCTGTTCCCGGCGCACTTCGGCACCACCGACCGCACGCCCGAGGGCATCCGGCACGCCATCGCCCTGCGGCTCGAGGACACCATGGCGCGCCTCCAGGACCAGGTGCGCCGCGGGCTCCTGTCGGCGTGCACGCACGGCGACGGCGACTGCGTCGTGTGCGGGCGGCGCGCGGCGGAGGTCGTCCGCGAGCTTGCGCGGCGGCTGCCGGCGATTCGCGCGCTCCTCGGCAGCGACGTGCGCGCGGCGTACGAGGGCGACCCCGCGGCGACCAGCATGGACGAGGCGATCTTCTGCTACCCGGGCATCGCCGCGATCACGCACCATCGCCTCGCGCACCAGCTCTACGAGTTCGGGGTGCCGCTCATCCCGCGTATCATCGCGGAGCTGGCGCACGCGGCGACCGGCATCGACATCCATCCCGGCGCGAACATCGCCGGCAGCTTCTTCATCGACCACGGCACGGGCGTCGTCGTGGGCGAGACCTCGGTCATCGGGCAGCGCGTGCGGCTCTACCAGGGCGTCACCCTGGGGGCGCGCAGCTTCCCGGTCGACGAGAGCGGGCGGCCCATCAAGGGGCGGCCACGGCACCCGATCGTCGAGGACGACGTCACCATCTACGCGGGGGCGACGATCCTCGGACGCATCACCATCGGTCGGGGGTCGAGCATCGGTGGGAACGTCTGGCTCACGCGCGGCGTGCCTCCGGGCAGCTACGTGAGCCAGGCGCAAAGTCGGGACGATCTGTTCGACGGAGGACTCGGAATCTGA
- the cysK gene encoding cysteine synthase A has product MAQTPSIQSHDSSYPLGLGSAPAQGAEALAPSWFEDNAQSIGGTPLVRLNRIPDGAPATILAKVEGRNPAYSVKCRIGAAMVWDAERRGVLVPGKELVEPTSGNTGIALAFVAAARGYPLTLTMPDTMSVERRKLLVAYGAKLVLTEGSKGMAGAVARAESIVASDPDRYVLLQQFENPANPAIHERTTGPEIWAQTGGRIDVFVSGVGTGGTITGVSRYLKHTRGHDVVSVAVEPANSPVLTQQRAGEPIVSGPHKIQGIGAGFVPAALDLSVVDRIEQVTNEEAIAYARRLARDEGIIAGISCGAAVAVAVRLARRPEFAGKTIVTVLPDSGERYLSTALFEGIFDAQGVPL; this is encoded by the coding sequence ATGGCCCAGACCCCGTCGATCCAGTCCCACGACAGCAGCTACCCGCTCGGGCTCGGGTCCGCGCCCGCCCAGGGAGCGGAGGCGCTCGCGCCGTCGTGGTTCGAGGACAACGCGCAGTCGATCGGCGGCACGCCGCTGGTCCGCCTGAATCGCATCCCGGACGGCGCACCGGCGACCATCCTGGCCAAGGTCGAGGGCCGCAACCCCGCGTATTCGGTGAAGTGCCGCATCGGCGCGGCCATGGTCTGGGACGCCGAGCGCCGCGGCGTCCTCGTCCCCGGCAAGGAGCTCGTCGAGCCGACGAGCGGCAACACGGGGATCGCGCTCGCCTTCGTCGCCGCCGCCCGCGGCTACCCGCTGACACTCACGATGCCCGACACGATGAGCGTCGAGCGGCGCAAGTTGCTCGTCGCCTACGGCGCCAAGCTCGTCCTCACCGAGGGCTCGAAGGGCATGGCGGGCGCGGTCGCCCGTGCGGAGAGCATCGTGGCGTCGGACCCCGATCGCTACGTCCTGCTCCAGCAGTTCGAGAACCCGGCGAACCCGGCGATCCACGAGCGCACGACCGGCCCGGAGATCTGGGCCCAGACGGGTGGGCGGATCGACGTGTTCGTCTCCGGCGTCGGCACGGGCGGAACGATCACGGGCGTCTCGCGCTACCTGAAGCACACGCGCGGGCACGACGTCGTCTCGGTCGCCGTCGAGCCCGCCAACAGCCCGGTGCTCACGCAGCAGCGCGCGGGCGAGCCGATCGTGTCCGGCCCGCACAAGATCCAGGGCATCGGCGCGGGCTTCGTGCCCGCGGCGCTCGATCTCTCGGTCGTCGATCGGATCGAGCAGGTCACCAACGAAGAGGCGATCGCCTACGCGCGCCGGCTGGCGCGCGACGAGGGCATCATCGCCGGCATCTCGTGCGGCGCGGCGGTGGCGGTGGCGGTGCGGCTGGCGCGGCGTCCCGAGTTCGCCGGCAAGACGATCGTCACCGTGCTCCCCGATTCGGGCGAGCGCTACCTCAGCACCGCGCTGTTCGAGGGCATCTTCGACGCGCAGGGAGTTCCACTATGA
- a CDS encoding FAD/NAD(P)-binding protein, with translation MSTVAIVGGGFSGTMVAAHLLRRGLRGRVLLVERHGPFSGGVAYGTRCRAHSLNVPAGRMSAFADDEDHFLAWMRRREPGTTGASFVPRLAFGHYLRQVLAEAEADAPSWTELERIPGEAVGLEPLAAGGIQVRLADGRRLASDVTILAVGNFPPATPALADPSGLASPRYAPDPWAHDALDVDADDPVLLVGTGLTMIDVVLGLVEQQHRGPIYAVSRRGLLPQPHRQSAVPPPHYPRPRDLDEWPRTASGLVRALRREVLEATCEGHDWREVLASIRADTPAMWASLDERARARLLRHLRPYWETHRHRAAPAPWAGVQATIDTGQLDVRAARLLGMRPVDGAMEVALRGRGGADVERLRVGRVINCTGPDTDLSRVREPLIVALREVGMLRPDAFGLGLDTDGDGALLDAAGRASDRLFLVGPLRKGRLWENTAVPELRVEAAALAERLAMRLATTAPPAGNGRMKPAPRDQAAGMRSAMPFERARAGVRRTFG, from the coding sequence ATGAGCACGGTGGCGATCGTGGGCGGAGGGTTCAGCGGGACCATGGTCGCCGCGCATCTCCTGCGCCGGGGCCTGCGCGGGCGGGTGCTCCTGGTCGAGCGGCACGGGCCGTTCTCGGGCGGCGTCGCCTACGGCACCCGCTGTCGCGCCCACTCGCTCAACGTCCCCGCCGGGCGCATGAGCGCCTTCGCCGACGACGAGGACCACTTCCTCGCCTGGATGCGGCGCCGAGAGCCGGGTACCACCGGCGCGAGCTTCGTGCCCCGACTCGCCTTCGGCCACTACCTCCGCCAGGTCCTCGCGGAGGCCGAGGCCGACGCGCCCTCGTGGACCGAGCTCGAGCGCATCCCGGGCGAGGCCGTCGGGCTCGAGCCGCTCGCCGCCGGCGGCATCCAGGTGCGGCTCGCGGACGGGCGCCGTCTCGCGAGCGACGTCACCATCCTCGCCGTCGGCAACTTTCCGCCCGCGACGCCGGCGCTCGCCGATCCGTCGGGCCTGGCCTCGCCGCGATACGCCCCCGACCCGTGGGCGCACGACGCGCTCGACGTCGATGCCGACGATCCGGTGCTGCTCGTCGGCACCGGCCTCACCATGATCGACGTCGTGCTCGGGCTGGTGGAGCAGCAGCACCGCGGGCCGATCTACGCCGTCTCGCGACGCGGCCTGCTGCCGCAGCCGCACCGCCAGTCGGCGGTGCCGCCGCCGCACTACCCGCGGCCCCGCGATCTCGACGAGTGGCCGCGCACGGCGTCGGGTCTCGTGCGCGCGCTGCGGCGTGAAGTGCTCGAGGCGACGTGCGAAGGGCACGACTGGCGCGAGGTGCTGGCGTCGATCCGCGCCGATACGCCGGCGATGTGGGCGTCGCTGGACGAGCGCGCCCGCGCCCGTCTGCTGCGCCACCTGCGGCCGTACTGGGAGACCCATCGCCACCGCGCCGCACCCGCGCCCTGGGCCGGCGTGCAGGCGACGATCGACACCGGCCAGCTCGACGTGCGGGCGGCGCGGCTTCTCGGCATGCGGCCGGTCGACGGGGCGATGGAGGTCGCGCTGCGCGGCCGCGGCGGCGCCGACGTCGAGCGGCTGCGCGTGGGGCGCGTGATCAACTGCACGGGGCCGGACACGGATCTGTCCCGCGTGCGGGAGCCCCTCATCGTCGCCCTGCGCGAGGTGGGCATGCTGCGGCCCGACGCCTTCGGCCTCGGCCTCGATACCGACGGCGATGGCGCGCTGCTCGACGCCGCCGGTCGCGCGAGCGATCGGCTGTTCCTCGTCGGGCCGCTGCGCAAGGGGCGCCTCTGGGAGAACACGGCGGTGCCCGAGCTGCGCGTCGAGGCGGCGGCGCTCGCCGAGCGTCTCGCCATGCGGCTCGCGACGACGGCACCGCCGGCCGGCAACGGCCGGATGAAGCCGGCGCCGCGGGATCAGGCGGCCGGCATGCGGTCCGCGATGCCGTTCGAGCGTGCGCGCGCCGGCGTGCGACGAACCTTCGGTTGA
- a CDS encoding DUF3445 domain-containing protein yields MTVIPVSGGWPPAPESVKEVAMPALDAPPARYYPFAWDAAGYRRGRYVVVPGLTPLTAPLVDHAGVVRADDRLLQADRERPRYLVQKRPGPQLDRCDLALRAAVTARLRAEAASAYGLAEGDAGELDALVGLLQEDVAVVRLDGTRSRLCYLHVSLPSGWSPDAVAAERVSTFGRVHAPLAADMGSDAVTGLRGEEWLRTLVHAGPHRRFTWGLQLDAGLDQHPARRPQVDAVRGLWLRVERQVTVGLPDEQAMLFLIRPYVVELAEARAAGVLADLVAAVRGMDAGQAAYKLQGRRDEVLALLTRP; encoded by the coding sequence GTGACGGTCATCCCCGTCTCGGGCGGCTGGCCTCCGGCGCCGGAGTCGGTCAAGGAGGTCGCGATGCCGGCGCTCGACGCACCGCCCGCGCGCTACTACCCCTTCGCCTGGGACGCGGCGGGGTATCGGCGGGGCCGCTACGTCGTGGTGCCCGGGCTGACGCCGCTCACGGCGCCGCTCGTCGACCATGCGGGCGTCGTCCGCGCCGACGATCGGCTGCTCCAGGCGGATCGCGAGCGTCCGCGCTACCTGGTGCAGAAGCGGCCCGGCCCGCAGCTCGACCGCTGTGACCTCGCGCTGCGCGCCGCGGTGACGGCGCGTCTGCGTGCCGAGGCGGCGTCGGCCTACGGCCTCGCCGAGGGGGACGCGGGCGAGCTCGACGCGCTCGTCGGCCTCCTCCAGGAGGACGTCGCGGTCGTCCGGCTCGACGGTACGCGCAGCCGGCTCTGCTACCTCCACGTGAGCCTACCGAGCGGCTGGAGCCCCGACGCCGTCGCCGCCGAGCGGGTGTCGACGTTCGGGCGCGTCCACGCACCGCTCGCCGCCGACATGGGCTCGGACGCGGTCACCGGGCTGCGCGGCGAGGAGTGGCTGCGGACGCTCGTGCACGCCGGCCCGCATCGCCGCTTCACCTGGGGCCTCCAGCTCGACGCGGGGCTCGATCAGCATCCCGCGCGTCGCCCGCAGGTCGACGCCGTGCGCGGGCTGTGGCTGCGGGTCGAGCGACAGGTGACGGTCGGGCTGCCCGACGAGCAGGCGATGCTGTTCCTTATCCGTCCCTACGTCGTGGAGCTCGCCGAGGCGCGAGCCGCCGGCGTGCTCGCGGATCTGGTCGCCGCCGTGCGCGGCATGGACGCGGGGCAGGCGGCCTACAAGCTGCAGGGACGCCGCGACGAGGTGCTCGCGCTCCTCACGCGGCCCTGA
- a CDS encoding DNA primase yields the protein MPSPDERVVLEVAGREVAVSNPSKVYFPEAGITKLDVVRYWLAVADGALRGAGGRPNVLVRYADGIHGAHFYQKRAPASRPPWLEVVALRFPSGRSAEEVVPRDAAALAWMANLGCLELHPHPVRAEDLDHPDELRIDLDPMPGVPWRQLQEVARVVREVLAAHALAGWPKTSGSRGIHVNVRLLRRWTFTAVRRAALAVAREVERRAPALATSKWWKEERHGVFLDYNQNAKDRTVAAAYSVRPTVDARVSAPVTWDELDACVPEDFTLRTMPARFAAVGDRHAGIDVEPASLDALLALSARHEAEGLGDAPWPPHYAKQADEPPRVAPSRRRAAGTGRRVPTKPLVEIARAARRDDALAGLARWKVRHADAAAHLAPADVLVDAMRGRSSTWTRVRVNLEHVPPALRPAPEPPDPDEIPARPTAGPRRRARPAPPAQ from the coding sequence GTGCCGAGCCCGGACGAACGCGTCGTGCTCGAGGTCGCCGGCCGCGAGGTCGCCGTCTCGAACCCGTCGAAGGTCTACTTCCCCGAGGCCGGGATCACGAAGCTCGACGTCGTGCGCTACTGGCTCGCGGTCGCCGACGGCGCCCTGCGCGGCGCCGGCGGACGGCCGAACGTCCTCGTCCGCTACGCGGACGGCATCCACGGCGCGCACTTCTACCAGAAGCGGGCACCAGCCTCGCGGCCGCCGTGGCTCGAGGTCGTGGCGCTGCGCTTCCCGTCCGGGCGCAGCGCCGAGGAGGTCGTGCCGCGCGACGCGGCGGCGCTCGCCTGGATGGCGAACCTCGGCTGCCTCGAGCTGCATCCCCATCCCGTGCGCGCCGAGGATCTCGACCACCCCGACGAGCTGCGCATCGATCTCGACCCGATGCCCGGCGTGCCCTGGCGCCAGCTGCAGGAGGTCGCCCGCGTCGTGCGCGAGGTGCTCGCCGCGCATGCCCTCGCCGGCTGGCCGAAGACGTCGGGCTCGCGCGGCATCCACGTGAACGTCCGCCTGCTGCGGCGCTGGACGTTCACCGCCGTGCGACGGGCGGCGCTCGCGGTCGCCCGCGAGGTCGAGCGACGCGCGCCGGCGCTCGCCACCAGCAAGTGGTGGAAGGAGGAACGGCATGGGGTCTTCCTCGACTACAACCAGAACGCGAAGGACCGCACCGTCGCCGCGGCCTACTCCGTGCGCCCGACGGTCGACGCCCGCGTCTCCGCACCCGTCACCTGGGACGAGCTCGACGCCTGCGTGCCCGAGGACTTCACGCTGCGCACGATGCCGGCTCGGTTCGCCGCCGTCGGCGACCGGCACGCGGGCATCGACGTCGAGCCCGCGTCGCTGGACGCCCTCCTCGCCCTGTCCGCGCGCCACGAAGCCGAAGGCCTCGGCGACGCCCCCTGGCCGCCGCACTACGCGAAGCAGGCCGACGAGCCGCCGCGCGTCGCCCCCTCGCGACGCCGAGCCGCCGGCACCGGGCGCCGGGTGCCGACGAAGCCGCTCGTCGAGATCGCGCGTGCGGCCCGCAGGGACGACGCCCTCGCCGGCCTCGCGCGCTGGAAGGTGCGCCACGCCGACGCCGCCGCGCATCTCGCCCCGGCCGACGTTCTGGTGGATGCCATGCGCGGCCGCTCGTCGACCTGGACCCGCGTCCGCGTGAACCTCGAGCACGTGCCGCCGGCGCTCCGGCCCGCGCCCGAGCCGCCCGATCCCGACGAGATCCCGGCGCGCCCTACCGCCGGTCCGCGCCGAAGAGCCCGGCCAGCTCCGCCGGCGCAATGA
- a CDS encoding ATP-dependent DNA ligase, with translation MAFPLAPPIAPMLAKLASALPPGDGWLFEPKWDGFRALVFRDREQVYLQSRDAKPLDRYFPELAPMLRASLPARCVVDGEIVIAGPRGLDFDALQMRLHPAASRVQKLAAATPAGFVAFDLLAEGDDDLRPRAQQERRRRLERALAGARAGVHLTPCRRERAVAEEWFHRFEGAGLDGVVAKHEGAPYQPGKRVMVKVKHLRTADCVVAGFRWHKNGLGTLVGSLLLGLYDDAGALQHVGVTSSFTLAARRQLVAELSPLRANALAGHPWAGWAEQSAGSGRMPGGQSRWSTGKDLAWEPLRIERVCEVHYDHLQGDRFRHAAVFQRWRPDKPPADCRYDQLEVIAPAELAGLFGADRR, from the coding sequence ATGGCGTTCCCGCTCGCGCCGCCGATCGCGCCCATGCTGGCGAAGCTCGCGAGCGCGCTGCCGCCCGGCGACGGCTGGCTCTTCGAGCCCAAGTGGGACGGCTTTCGCGCCCTCGTCTTCCGCGACCGCGAGCAGGTCTACCTCCAGAGCCGCGACGCGAAGCCGCTGGACCGCTATTTCCCCGAGCTCGCACCGATGCTGCGCGCGAGCCTGCCGGCGCGGTGCGTGGTCGACGGCGAGATCGTCATCGCCGGTCCGCGCGGGCTCGACTTCGACGCCCTCCAGATGCGTCTCCACCCCGCGGCGTCGCGCGTGCAGAAGCTGGCGGCGGCGACCCCGGCGGGGTTCGTCGCCTTCGACCTCCTCGCCGAGGGCGACGACGACCTGCGCCCGCGCGCGCAGCAGGAGCGGCGCAGGCGGCTCGAGCGCGCGCTCGCCGGCGCTCGCGCGGGCGTGCACCTGACCCCGTGCCGGCGCGAGCGTGCCGTCGCCGAGGAGTGGTTCCACCGCTTCGAGGGCGCCGGGCTCGACGGCGTGGTCGCGAAGCACGAAGGGGCGCCGTATCAGCCCGGCAAGCGCGTCATGGTGAAGGTGAAGCACCTGCGCACCGCCGACTGCGTCGTCGCCGGCTTCCGCTGGCACAAGAACGGGCTCGGCACCCTGGTGGGCTCGCTGCTCCTCGGGCTCTACGACGACGCCGGCGCGCTGCAGCACGTCGGCGTGACCTCGTCGTTCACGCTGGCGGCGCGGCGGCAGCTCGTCGCGGAGCTGTCGCCGCTGCGGGCGAACGCGCTCGCCGGCCACCCGTGGGCGGGCTGGGCGGAGCAGTCGGCGGGATCGGGCCGTATGCCGGGCGGGCAGAGCCGCTGGAGCACGGGCAAGGATCTCGCGTGGGAGCCGCTGCGCATCGAGCGCGTCTGCGAGGTGCACTACGACCACCTCCAGGGCGACCGCTTCCGCCACGCGGCGGTGTTCCAGCGCTGGCGGCCGGACAAGCCGCCCGCCGACTGCCGCTACGACCAGCTCGAGGTCATTGCGCCGGCGGAGCTGGCCGGGCTCTTCGGCGCGGACCGGCGGTAG
- the xth gene encoding exodeoxyribonuclease III, translating into MRIATWNVNSLHARLDKVRWWLERAKPDVLLVQETKLADADAPADAFADAGYSLAHHGEGRWNGVAVASRVGIADVVTNFGAPLAPARTADTGDDEPLAEARMLAATCGGVRVVCVYAPNGRRVDSPFYTAKLAWFARLSRWLAATADPAAPLVLGGDLNVAPADADVWDPQACHGGTHVSPPERAAFAALCAWGLVDAYRLRRPEPERYTWWDYRAGAFHKNHGMRIDHLLATAPLAARVVWAEIDREARKGKPMPSDHAPLVVDLDVPGHPLDAGWTTADARIAARRRGGR; encoded by the coding sequence ATGCGGATCGCGACCTGGAACGTCAACTCGCTGCACGCGCGCCTCGACAAGGTGCGCTGGTGGCTCGAGCGCGCGAAGCCCGACGTCCTCCTGGTGCAGGAGACGAAGCTCGCCGACGCCGACGCACCGGCGGACGCGTTCGCCGACGCCGGCTACAGCCTCGCCCATCACGGCGAGGGGCGCTGGAACGGCGTGGCGGTCGCGAGCCGGGTCGGTATCGCCGACGTCGTCACCAACTTCGGCGCTCCGCTCGCGCCGGCCCGGACGGCCGACACGGGCGACGACGAGCCGCTCGCCGAAGCCCGCATGCTCGCGGCGACGTGCGGCGGGGTGCGCGTCGTCTGCGTGTACGCGCCGAACGGCCGCCGGGTCGACTCGCCGTTCTACACCGCGAAGCTGGCGTGGTTCGCCCGCCTGTCGCGCTGGCTCGCCGCGACGGCCGATCCGGCCGCGCCGCTCGTCCTCGGCGGCGACCTCAACGTCGCGCCGGCCGATGCCGACGTGTGGGACCCGCAGGCGTGTCACGGCGGCACGCACGTCTCGCCGCCGGAGCGGGCGGCGTTCGCGGCGCTGTGCGCCTGGGGCCTCGTCGACGCGTACCGCCTGCGTCGTCCGGAGCCGGAGCGCTACACGTGGTGGGACTACCGCGCCGGCGCGTTCCATAAGAACCACGGCATGCGCATCGATCACCTGCTGGCGACCGCCCCGCTCGCGGCGCGCGTGGTGTGGGCCGAGATCGACCGCGAGGCGCGCAAGGGCAAGCCCATGCCGTCCGACCACGCCCCGCTCGTCGTCGACCTCGACGTACCCGGCCATCCGCTCGATGCCGGCTGGACGACCGCCGACGCCCGCATCGCCGCGCGCCGTCGCGGAGGTCGCTGA